One stretch of Segatella copri DNA includes these proteins:
- the argH gene encoding argininosuccinate lyase: MAHKLWEKNFEVNKEIERFTVGRDRELDLYLAKYDVLGSMAHITMLESIGLLEKDELTQLLAELKNIYAIADKGEFVIEDGVEDVHSQVELMLTQKLGDMGKKIHSGRSRNDQVLVDLKLFTRHELKEIVDAVKILFDELIQKSNQYKNVLMPGYTHLQVAMPSSFGLWFGAYAEGLADDMLFLQAAYRMTNRNPLGSAAGYGSSFPLNRTMTTELLGFDSMDYNVVYAQMGRGKMERNVAFAMATVAGTLAKMAFDACMFNCQNFGFVKLPKECTTGSSIMPHKKNPDVFELIRAKSNKLQSLPQQVMLIMNNLPVGYFRDLQIIKEVFLPAFDELKDCLQMAAYIINKMEVNEHILDDPRYDPMFSVEEVNQLAANGMPFRDAYKKVGLEIEAGEFKPNKDIHHTHEGSIGNLCNDKVQALMEQTLSEFHFERMENAEKNLLK; the protein is encoded by the coding sequence ATGGCACATAAACTTTGGGAAAAGAACTTCGAAGTAAACAAGGAAATTGAAAGATTCACCGTAGGAAGAGACCGCGAACTCGACCTCTATCTCGCCAAGTATGACGTGCTGGGCAGTATGGCACACATCACCATGCTCGAAAGCATCGGACTCCTGGAGAAAGATGAACTCACCCAGCTCCTTGCCGAACTGAAAAACATCTACGCCATCGCCGACAAGGGCGAATTCGTAATAGAAGACGGCGTGGAAGACGTTCATTCCCAGGTAGAACTGATGCTCACACAGAAACTGGGCGACATGGGCAAGAAGATTCATTCGGGCAGATCACGCAACGACCAGGTTCTCGTAGACCTCAAACTCTTCACCCGTCATGAGTTGAAGGAGATTGTGGACGCCGTGAAGATTCTCTTCGACGAGCTGATTCAGAAGAGCAACCAGTATAAGAACGTGCTGATGCCGGGCTACACCCATCTGCAGGTGGCTATGCCTTCATCATTCGGTCTCTGGTTTGGCGCTTATGCTGAAGGACTTGCCGATGACATGCTCTTCCTTCAGGCTGCTTACCGCATGACCAACCGCAACCCATTGGGTAGCGCTGCCGGCTATGGAAGTTCATTCCCATTGAACCGCACCATGACCACCGAACTTCTCGGTTTCGACAGCATGGACTATAATGTGGTTTATGCACAAATGGGCAGAGGAAAGATGGAACGCAACGTGGCTTTCGCCATGGCTACCGTGGCAGGAACTTTGGCAAAGATGGCTTTCGACGCCTGCATGTTCAACTGTCAGAACTTCGGTTTCGTGAAATTGCCTAAGGAGTGCACCACCGGTTCGAGCATCATGCCACACAAGAAGAATCCAGACGTATTCGAGTTGATTCGCGCCAAGAGCAACAAGCTCCAGAGCCTTCCACAGCAGGTAATGCTCATCATGAACAACCTGCCAGTAGGCTATTTCCGCGATCTCCAGATTATCAAGGAAGTGTTTCTCCCTGCCTTCGACGAGTTGAAGGACTGTCTGCAGATGGCTGCCTACATCATCAACAAGATGGAGGTGAACGAGCATATTCTTGACGATCCTCGCTACGACCCTATGTTCTCAGTAGAAGAAGTTAACCAGCTTGCAGCCAACGGAATGCCATTCCGCGATGCTTACAAGAAGGTAGGACTGGAAATCGAGGCTGGCGAATTCAAGCCAAACAAGGATATTCATCATACTCACGAAGGCAGCATCGGCAATCTCTGCAATGACAAGGTTCAGGCGCTGATGGAGCAGACCCTCTCTGAGTTCCACTTCGAGCGCATGGAGAATGCCGAGAAGAATCTTCTGAAATAA
- a CDS encoding regulatory protein RecX: protein MFKSQSSKYKKPMTEQQALLKLTTLCTQAEHCSQEMIDKMKKWELPEDAIARNMEFLTEKKFIDDERFARFFINDKIKYNKWGRRKVEQALWMKHIPKDISDPIFEEIEDDLYMETLLPLMKNKYKTIKAKNDYERSMKLIRFALGRGYSMEVIHKCIDRMKEEDLGDIDFEEEF from the coding sequence ATGTTCAAATCTCAAAGTTCAAAGTATAAAAAGCCGATGACCGAGCAGCAGGCGCTCCTGAAGCTCACCACCCTCTGCACCCAAGCCGAACATTGCTCGCAAGAGATGATCGACAAGATGAAGAAGTGGGAACTGCCCGAAGATGCCATCGCCAGAAACATGGAATTCCTGACCGAGAAGAAATTCATCGACGACGAACGTTTCGCACGCTTCTTTATCAACGACAAGATAAAATACAACAAGTGGGGACGCCGGAAGGTGGAACAGGCGCTGTGGATGAAACATATTCCGAAGGACATCTCCGACCCTATCTTCGAAGAGATAGAAGACGACCTGTATATGGAAACCCTCCTGCCCCTGATGAAAAACAAATATAAAACCATCAAGGCAAAGAACGACTATGAACGCTCGATGAAACTCATCCGCTTTGCCCTGGGAAGAGGATACAGCATGGAGGTTATCCACAAATGCATCGACCGGATGAAGGAAGAAGATCTGGGAGACATCGATTTCGAAGAGGAATTCTAA
- a CDS encoding SRPBCC family protein → MSTSTFESNIKQIPHKQESVYRTLSDLNNLQMLKDRFEQVKDQIPEDKRKEMEKLKDLKFDSDSISITAPMVGEIKMRIIDREEPKTIKFETENSPVPFNFWIQLLPTGEFSCKMKLTIKAELNMFIKGMVKKPLQEGIEKIADALAMIPYQD, encoded by the coding sequence ATGAGTACAAGTACATTCGAAAGTAATATCAAACAGATTCCTCACAAGCAGGAATCTGTTTACCGTACATTGAGCGACCTGAACAACCTGCAGATGCTTAAAGACCGCTTCGAGCAGGTGAAAGACCAGATTCCTGAGGACAAGAGAAAGGAAATGGAAAAGCTGAAGGACCTCAAGTTTGATAGCGACAGCATCTCTATCACAGCACCTATGGTGGGTGAAATCAAGATGCGCATCATCGACCGCGAGGAGCCTAAGACCATCAAGTTTGAAACAGAAAACAGCCCTGTTCCTTTCAACTTCTGGATTCAGCTGCTCCCTACCGGCGAGTTCTCATGCAAAATGAAACTCACCATCAAGGCAGAACTTAACATGTTTATCAAGGGTATGGTGAAGAAGCCATTGCAGGAAGGCATCGAAAAAATTGCTGATGCGCTTGCGATGATTCCTTACCAGGATTAA
- a CDS encoding Fic family protein codes for MAFEKEIKEYEDLRGKYQTLIINKMDREEYIKYNEVLFSTHSCAIEGNSFSVDDTRELKEKGLGMIPAGKTLFEAFEMLDHFEAFEYMMQNTQHPLDENLLKEINRRVTSHTLSYRSPEAIPGEYTTTDMAAGDTVFGDHEELIARVPKLLESTEKAIVSAAVHPMILAARFHGFYEYLHPFRDGNGRTGRLISNYILLRLNHPLLIIPSEARQEYISALRMIRTEATDEHLIRFFFKMAIQRMEEELKQKEANTKRFMTFLF; via the coding sequence ATGGCATTCGAAAAGGAAATCAAGGAATATGAGGATTTGAGAGGAAAATATCAAACCCTTATCATCAATAAAATGGATAGAGAAGAGTACATCAAATATAACGAAGTACTCTTCTCTACCCATTCGTGCGCCATTGAAGGCAATTCTTTCTCCGTAGATGATACCCGGGAACTGAAGGAGAAAGGATTAGGGATGATTCCTGCCGGAAAGACTCTTTTCGAGGCTTTCGAAATGCTTGACCACTTCGAAGCCTTTGAGTACATGATGCAAAACACGCAACATCCACTCGACGAGAATCTTCTGAAAGAAATCAACAGGCGGGTTACCAGCCACACGCTTTCCTACCGTTCTCCAGAAGCCATTCCGGGCGAATACACCACCACAGACATGGCAGCAGGCGATACGGTATTTGGCGACCACGAAGAACTCATCGCCAGAGTTCCCAAGCTGTTGGAATCTACCGAAAAAGCCATCGTTTCGGCAGCCGTTCATCCCATGATTCTTGCCGCCCGCTTCCATGGCTTCTACGAATATCTTCATCCCTTCCGTGATGGGAATGGAAGAACAGGACGACTCATCAGCAACTACATTCTCTTAAGATTGAATCATCCTCTCCTCATCATCCCATCCGAAGCCCGACAGGAATACATTTCTGCCCTTCGTATGATTCGTACGGAAGCAACCGACGAGCACCTCATCCGCTTCTTCTTCAAGATGGCAATACAGAGAATGGAAGAAGAGCTGAAGCAGAAAGAGGCCAACACCAAGCGATTTATGACATTCCTCTTCTAA
- the ribD gene encoding bifunctional diaminohydroxyphosphoribosylaminopyrimidine deaminase/5-amino-6-(5-phosphoribosylamino)uracil reductase RibD, producing MEQNNVSFQNVKTGEPLSQKEIDEMFMRRCLQLAKNGRENAKPNPMVGAVIVSGDGRIIGEGYHVRCGEGHAEVNAFASVKPEDEHLLSQATIYVSLEPCSHYGKTPPCADLIVRKGVKRCVCGCVDPFAKVQGRGIRKIREVGIEVTVGVLEAECLELNKRFITFNTHQRPYIILKWAQTANGFLDNGGRGMAISSPFTKMLSHKLRAENDAILIGRVTDERDHSQLNVRDWSGKDPMRLVIDRHHPCFEGLDFSRGKTEVLQQIMQYLYNNKVQSLIVEGGAITHQAFLDAGLWDEIRVETLLSTLVENSVTSGTPAPMLPHNVRLISHEAYDGNVINTYERQ from the coding sequence ATGGAACAAAATAATGTTTCTTTTCAGAATGTGAAGACGGGCGAACCGTTGTCGCAAAAGGAAATAGACGAAATGTTTATGCGCCGCTGTCTGCAGCTGGCGAAAAACGGAAGAGAGAATGCCAAACCCAATCCGATGGTGGGAGCCGTTATCGTGAGTGGGGATGGCAGAATCATCGGCGAAGGCTATCATGTAAGATGCGGCGAAGGGCATGCTGAAGTCAACGCCTTTGCATCTGTTAAGCCCGAGGATGAGCATCTGTTAAGCCAAGCTACCATCTATGTGAGTCTCGAACCCTGCTCTCATTACGGCAAGACGCCGCCTTGCGCCGATTTGATAGTAAGAAAAGGAGTAAAGCGATGCGTTTGCGGCTGCGTAGATCCCTTTGCCAAGGTTCAGGGCCGCGGTATCCGCAAGATTCGTGAGGTAGGCATCGAAGTAACAGTAGGCGTTCTGGAGGCGGAATGTCTCGAACTCAACAAGCGCTTCATCACCTTTAACACCCATCAGCGTCCTTACATCATCCTAAAATGGGCGCAGACCGCGAATGGCTTTCTTGACAACGGGGGTAGGGGTATGGCTATTTCCTCGCCTTTCACCAAGATGCTCTCCCACAAGTTGCGTGCTGAGAACGATGCCATCCTCATAGGCCGCGTAACCGATGAGCGCGACCACAGTCAGCTCAACGTTAGAGATTGGAGCGGCAAGGACCCGATGCGCCTGGTCATCGACCGCCATCATCCTTGTTTCGAAGGTCTGGATTTCTCACGGGGCAAGACGGAAGTGTTGCAGCAAATCATGCAGTACTTATATAATAATAAGGTGCAGTCGCTGATAGTAGAGGGCGGCGCCATCACCCATCAGGCATTCCTCGATGCTGGACTTTGGGATGAAATCAGGGTAGAAACGTTGTTATCCACATTGGTGGAAAACTCCGTAACTTCAGGAACGCCAGCGCCTATGCTTCCTCATAACGTCCGGTTAATCAGCCACGAGGCGTATGATGGAAACGTTATCAACACCTATGAGCGCCAGTAG
- a CDS encoding ISL3 family transposase, which translates to METIANICKGTENLGNNQTDLKLNAFEVGENLVAFLIPHFANFVIINYTITEDEVALTLKSKSTCACCDRCHIETHHTRGWQKRKVTMPPLGGKRFTLILYMRKFHCKADGHFFTEQQPDWLNKYARFSIDCTRLMNQVHLQMSSVSASRILSDMGIHCCPNTCINHLKNIKLASDRTATNIGIDDFAKRKGYSYGSAIVNHDTGQVLELIDSRDSEKVAEVLSLYHHVSTITRDRGKCYIKAIKKALPAATVVADKFHIMENLTKALFPQVQSRFLHERKRLLDKSEIGPKPPVLDQSWVLQGIYASLDSMSKDVEKAKTLAKRKLCLQMHVNQELSIKDIHDKTGYSSCEIKKLLDATYESFLNPSQLWVYKNVKYISDRILEKKTLEYSGVVKGVHGSGKKYAMKMLLSILREKWKNEYGEYKERMRKFLSKESIRMEEHDLWNAIVHFNSRPKTESVKIFMQQKNMYDLKYFVSTFQGILSGENKMGLYKWINMAIGCGVDGIEKFAMGLLDDYQAIKNSITSKWNNGILEGTVCKIKTVKRIMAGRASITLLEKKVALKL; encoded by the coding sequence ATGGAGACAATCGCTAACATTTGCAAAGGTACAGAAAATTTAGGAAACAACCAAACGGATTTAAAATTAAATGCTTTTGAAGTGGGAGAAAACCTCGTTGCTTTCCTCATCCCCCACTTTGCTAATTTCGTTATAATCAACTATACCATCACAGAGGATGAAGTGGCACTGACGCTAAAAAGCAAGTCTACTTGCGCTTGCTGTGATCGTTGCCATATCGAGACACATCATACCCGTGGCTGGCAAAAAAGGAAAGTAACCATGCCTCCGCTCGGTGGAAAACGTTTTACACTGATTTTGTATATGCGTAAATTTCACTGTAAGGCCGATGGTCATTTCTTTACAGAGCAACAGCCCGATTGGCTCAACAAGTATGCTAGATTTTCCATTGACTGTACAAGACTAATGAACCAAGTGCACTTACAGATGTCATCAGTCTCAGCTTCCAGAATATTGTCGGATATGGGAATACATTGCTGCCCCAACACATGTATCAATCATCTCAAGAATATAAAACTAGCTTCAGATAGGACGGCAACCAACATTGGTATAGACGATTTTGCTAAAAGGAAAGGCTATTCGTACGGTAGTGCCATCGTCAATCATGACACTGGTCAAGTGTTGGAATTGATTGATTCTAGAGACTCCGAAAAGGTCGCTGAAGTCCTGAGCCTCTATCATCATGTGTCCACCATCACTCGCGATAGGGGCAAGTGTTACATCAAGGCTATAAAGAAGGCTCTTCCTGCAGCAACTGTTGTCGCAGACAAATTCCATATTATGGAAAATTTGACGAAAGCACTTTTCCCACAAGTCCAAAGCCGCTTCTTGCATGAAAGAAAACGTTTGTTGGACAAAAGTGAAATTGGTCCCAAACCTCCAGTCTTAGATCAATCCTGGGTGCTACAAGGTATTTATGCATCTTTGGACTCAATGAGTAAAGACGTGGAAAAAGCTAAAACATTGGCTAAGCGGAAGTTGTGTCTTCAAATGCATGTAAATCAAGAGCTCTCTATAAAGGATATCCATGACAAAACAGGCTATAGCAGTTGCGAGATTAAGAAACTGCTAGATGCAACTTATGAGAGTTTTCTCAACCCTAGCCAACTATGGGTATATAAAAATGTGAAGTACATATCAGATAGAATCTTAGAGAAAAAGACTTTGGAATACTCAGGTGTGGTCAAGGGCGTTCATGGTTCGGGGAAAAAGTATGCAATGAAAATGTTGCTGTCCATTCTGAGGGAGAAATGGAAAAATGAATATGGGGAGTACAAAGAAAGAATGAGGAAATTTCTATCAAAAGAAAGCATACGAATGGAAGAGCATGATCTTTGGAACGCAATTGTACACTTTAATTCAAGACCAAAGACGGAATCTGTCAAGATTTTCATGCAACAAAAAAACATGTATGATTTGAAATACTTTGTCTCCACATTTCAAGGGATATTGAGTGGAGAGAACAAAATGGGACTATACAAATGGATAAATATGGCCATTGGATGTGGGGTGGATGGAATAGAAAAGTTTGCCATGGGTTTGCTTGACGACTACCAGGCCATCAAGAATTCCATTACCAGCAAATGGAACAATGGAATTCTTGAAGGAACGGTATGCAAGATAAAAACAGTAAAACGAATTATGGCAGGACGAGCCTCCATCACCTTGTTGGAGAAAAAGGTTGCGCTTAAGCTTTAG
- the prmC gene encoding peptide chain release factor N(5)-glutamine methyltransferase, whose translation MKTYQQLWQSITTLYEAGEAQAIVRTVLDVKYGMTLTDIICGKVNELSADEERKLEEIIRRLQKGEPVQYVLGEADFAGRTFHVEPGVLIPRPETAELCEWIEKDATENKGITEGEKEENTIRILDICTGSGCIAITLGLDIGGSEVTGWDISEDALKIAQGNVALLDAGNVKIEYQDALKLAETSDAGRWNIIVSNPPYICEKEKADMEKNVLEHEPGIALFVPDEEPLKFYRAIAEYASSALKSGGALYFEINPIYEKETREMLEGLGFKAIDTKEDAFGKQRMMRAGKS comes from the coding sequence ATGAAAACGTATCAACAACTTTGGCAATCCATTACCACTCTATATGAGGCGGGCGAAGCACAGGCTATCGTCCGCACCGTGCTCGATGTGAAGTACGGAATGACGCTGACCGACATAATCTGCGGCAAAGTTAATGAATTATCTGCAGATGAAGAAAGAAAACTGGAAGAAATTATCAGAAGATTGCAAAAAGGCGAACCTGTACAGTATGTTCTGGGCGAAGCTGACTTTGCAGGAAGAACCTTCCATGTAGAGCCGGGCGTGCTGATTCCGAGACCCGAAACGGCGGAACTCTGCGAGTGGATAGAAAAAGATGCGACTGAAAACAAAGGGATTACGGAAGGAGAGAAGGAAGAAAACACCATCCGCATCCTGGACATCTGTACGGGTTCGGGCTGCATCGCCATTACGCTGGGACTGGACATCGGCGGCTCGGAGGTTACGGGTTGGGATATTTCGGAAGATGCCTTGAAGATAGCACAGGGAAATGTTGCGCTTCTGGATGCCGGTAACGTAAAAATAGAATATCAGGATGCCCTGAAGTTGGCGGAAACATCGGATGCCGGAAGATGGAACATCATCGTGAGCAATCCCCCGTATATCTGCGAAAAGGAGAAAGCGGATATGGAGAAGAATGTGTTGGAACACGAACCCGGAATCGCCCTCTTCGTGCCCGATGAAGAGCCTCTGAAATTCTACAGAGCCATCGCCGAATATGCCTCTTCTGCCCTCAAATCCGGAGGTGCATTATACTTCGAAATCAATCCTATCTACGAAAAAGAAACAAGGGAAATGCTGGAAGGATTGGGTTTTAAAGCTATTGATACAAAGGAAGATGCCTTCGGAAAGCAGAGAATGATGCGAGCCGGCAAATCATAA
- a CDS encoding ComF family protein has product MICIKCLFRMPGTDTWKQPYDNEMAKLFWHLIPIERCCALFHHISHATSARAVYQLKYMHHPEMGIYLGRMLAKKGLSIQFFDGIDAIIPIPLTRKREKERGYNQSLLIAKGIQQLTHLTIIKDAVRRKKFSESQTHKNRQERQENVSQVFEAAATYHDGQGEHPITQLEGKHILIIDDVCTTGATIISCAETLIKAAGKMKISVLTVGFAHD; this is encoded by the coding sequence ATGATATGCATAAAATGTCTGTTCCGCATGCCGGGAACCGATACCTGGAAACAGCCCTACGACAACGAGATGGCAAAACTCTTCTGGCATCTGATTCCCATCGAACGCTGCTGCGCTCTCTTCCATCACATCAGCCATGCCACATCGGCTAGAGCCGTCTACCAGCTGAAATACATGCATCATCCTGAAATGGGAATCTATCTGGGCAGAATGCTGGCAAAGAAGGGGTTAAGCATTCAGTTCTTCGACGGAATAGACGCCATCATCCCCATCCCGCTCACCCGAAAACGAGAAAAAGAACGCGGCTATAACCAGAGCCTTCTCATCGCCAAAGGCATCCAGCAACTCACCCATCTGACCATCATCAAGGATGCCGTAAGAAGGAAAAAGTTTAGCGAAAGCCAAACCCACAAGAACCGGCAGGAAAGACAGGAAAACGTGAGCCAGGTTTTTGAAGCCGCAGCAACCTATCATGACGGGCAGGGCGAGCACCCCATCACGCAACTTGAGGGCAAACATATCCTCATCATCGACGACGTATGTACAACCGGCGCCACCATCATCTCCTGTGCGGAAACCCTGATAAAAGCAGCCGGAAAGATGAAGATAAGCGTGCTGACAGTAGGTTTCGCACACGACTAA
- a CDS encoding sigma-54-dependent transcriptional regulator, giving the protein MIKKQGTILIVDDNRNILTTVRMLLEPIFDGIITIANPNSIPAKLREEHPDVVLLDMNFSSGINSGNEGLYWLREIKSLSPKTEVVLFTAYADIQLAVTGIKEGAADFIVKPFENEKMIRTLVEARDKNRAVDNVINRNGGKPGGKEAQSAMYWGDSEVMNNLRSIVEKVAATDANILITGENGTGKEVLANEIHRLSTRCGKKMLPVDMGAITETLFESELFGHVKGAFTDAKVDKPGKFELADGSTIFLDEIGNLSYGLQAKLLTALQRRSIVRVGGSKQIPINVRLVCATNRNLQQMVNDGEFREDLLYRINTIHLELPALRQRKSDIGPLAERFLHQYGDLYNKLNLRFSEEAEKKLTSLPWYGNIRELQHAIEKAVILSDGGMISAEDIDGGNQQRKEKPLEEVQTLDEMESRMIEKTIRECEGNLSVVAARLGISRQTLYNKIKRYGL; this is encoded by the coding sequence ATGATTAAGAAACAAGGAACGATATTGATTGTTGATGACAACCGCAACATTCTTACTACGGTAAGGATGCTGCTGGAACCCATATTCGATGGCATCATCACCATCGCCAACCCTAACTCCATCCCAGCCAAACTGAGAGAGGAGCATCCCGACGTGGTGCTCCTCGACATGAACTTCTCCAGCGGAATCAATTCGGGAAACGAGGGACTGTACTGGCTCAGGGAAATCAAGAGCCTCAGCCCGAAAACCGAAGTGGTGCTCTTTACCGCCTACGCCGACATCCAACTTGCCGTAACAGGCATCAAGGAAGGTGCCGCCGACTTCATCGTGAAGCCTTTTGAAAACGAGAAGATGATCCGTACGCTGGTAGAGGCTAGGGATAAGAACAGGGCTGTAGATAACGTTATTAACAGGAATGGTGGAAAACCTGGTGGAAAAGAGGCGCAAAGCGCTATGTATTGGGGAGATAGCGAAGTTATGAACAATTTGAGAAGTATTGTGGAAAAGGTTGCTGCAACCGATGCAAACATCCTCATTACGGGCGAAAACGGAACAGGTAAAGAGGTGTTAGCCAACGAGATACATCGTTTATCCACAAGATGTGGAAAGAAAATGCTGCCTGTGGATATGGGAGCCATTACGGAAACCCTTTTCGAGAGCGAACTCTTCGGTCATGTAAAGGGTGCCTTTACCGATGCCAAGGTGGATAAACCGGGCAAATTTGAGCTTGCCGACGGCAGCACCATCTTCCTGGATGAGATAGGAAACCTATCCTACGGTCTTCAGGCAAAACTCCTTACCGCCCTGCAACGCAGAAGCATCGTAAGAGTGGGCGGAAGTAAGCAGATTCCCATCAACGTACGACTGGTTTGCGCCACCAACCGCAATCTGCAGCAGATGGTAAACGATGGCGAATTCAGAGAGGATCTGCTCTATCGCATCAACACCATCCATCTGGAATTGCCTGCCCTGAGACAGAGAAAATCAGACATCGGTCCATTGGCAGAAAGATTCCTCCATCAATATGGCGATTTATATAATAAGTTGAATCTCCGTTTTTCGGAAGAGGCTGAGAAAAAACTTACCAGTTTACCATGGTACGGAAACATCCGTGAACTCCAGCACGCCATCGAGAAAGCCGTAATTCTATCTGATGGCGGAATGATTTCTGCCGAAGATATTGATGGCGGAAACCAGCAGAGAAAAGAGAAGCCTCTGGAAGAGGTTCAGACGCTCGACGAGATGGAAAGCCGAATGATAGAGAAAACCATCAGGGAATGTGAAGGAAATCTGTCGGTGGTAGCTGCAAGGTTAGGTATTTCCCGCCAAACGCTTTACAATAAGATTAAGCGATATGGATTATAA
- the pyrE gene encoding orotate phosphoribosyltransferase yields the protein MDKLKKEFASKLLKVKAIKLQPNDPFTWASGWKSPFYCDNRKTLSFPELRNYVKLELVHAILEQFPEADAVAGVATGAIAQGALVADELNMPFVYVRSKPKDHGMQNLIEGQLDPKAKVVVVEDLISTGGSSLKAVEALRKNGNEIVGMVASYTYGFPIAEKAFADANVKLVTLTDYEHVVAEALETGYIKQEDVELLHEWRKDPANWKK from the coding sequence ATGGACAAACTGAAGAAAGAATTCGCATCTAAGTTATTGAAAGTAAAGGCTATCAAGTTGCAGCCTAATGATCCATTCACATGGGCTTCTGGCTGGAAGTCACCATTCTATTGCGATAACCGCAAGACTCTCTCATTCCCAGAACTCCGCAATTATGTAAAGCTTGAGCTCGTTCACGCTATCCTGGAGCAGTTCCCAGAGGCTGATGCTGTAGCCGGAGTAGCTACTGGTGCCATCGCGCAGGGTGCTTTGGTTGCTGACGAACTGAACATGCCTTTCGTATACGTTCGTTCTAAACCAAAGGATCACGGTATGCAGAACCTCATCGAAGGTCAGCTCGACCCTAAGGCTAAGGTTGTGGTAGTAGAAGACCTGATTTCTACCGGCGGCAGCTCTCTCAAGGCAGTAGAAGCTCTCCGCAAGAACGGCAACGAGATTGTGGGCATGGTAGCTAGCTACACCTATGGTTTCCCTATCGCCGAGAAGGCTTTTGCTGATGCTAACGTAAAGCTGGTTACTTTGACCGACTATGAGCACGTAGTGGCAGAGGCTCTGGAGACTGGCTATATCAAGCAGGAAGACGTAGAGCTGCTCCACGAGTGGCGCAAGGACCCAGCTAACTGGAAGAAGTAA
- a CDS encoding sensor histidine kinase, which produces MDYKLIIIIVLLLVAVVGYIRLYRHYRRNIKKVTFLFDAIDNGDFSFNFPTEKGFKEDKILHKSLNRIKLFLQHTREEQMDREKYYEQILNAVDTGILVVDSHDNILQHNQAALRLLNTDVLTHMNQVKEKLKDEHLAKHETQAMLKDKHVRIIALSDVSHELSNQEVDSWIKLIRVLTHEIMNTITPVTSLSETLLTRVTEDKDLKQGLETIHKTGTELLAFVNNYRRFTHVPQPQPALFYVEPFLERMAMLCNHEVEISVSPKDLLVYADESLLSHVVTNLLKNAVEAFREKEREDKQECRSADLKSTASKKAFIRLQAYANAQESIIIDVSNNASLIPEDVASHIFIPFFTTKPEGSGIGLSLSRQIMRVSGGSLSLHQDKAQGITTFRIIIP; this is translated from the coding sequence ATGGATTATAAACTAATTATAATTATCGTGCTTTTGCTCGTGGCTGTAGTGGGTTACATTCGCCTCTACCGCCACTATCGCCGTAACATCAAGAAGGTAACCTTCCTTTTTGATGCGATAGATAATGGGGATTTCTCCTTCAACTTTCCTACGGAGAAGGGGTTTAAGGAGGATAAAATCCTGCACAAATCCCTCAACCGAATCAAGCTCTTCCTGCAGCACACGAGAGAGGAGCAGATGGATCGGGAGAAATATTACGAGCAGATTCTGAATGCGGTGGATACGGGCATCCTGGTGGTAGATAGCCACGACAACATCCTGCAGCACAATCAGGCAGCCCTCCGGTTGCTCAATACGGATGTGCTTACCCACATGAATCAGGTAAAAGAAAAGCTGAAGGACGAGCACCTGGCAAAGCATGAGACCCAAGCCATGCTGAAAGACAAACACGTGCGCATCATCGCCCTGAGCGACGTGAGCCACGAGCTGAGCAATCAGGAAGTGGATTCTTGGATCAAACTGATTCGTGTGCTGACCCATGAAATCATGAATACCATCACACCGGTTACTTCGTTGAGCGAGACTCTGCTTACCCGGGTTACAGAAGATAAAGACTTGAAGCAAGGCTTGGAAACCATCCACAAAACAGGAACCGAACTGTTGGCTTTCGTCAACAACTATCGCCGTTTCACCCATGTTCCCCAGCCTCAGCCTGCTCTTTTCTATGTAGAACCATTCCTGGAAAGAATGGCGATGCTCTGCAACCACGAAGTAGAGATTTCGGTTTCTCCCAAGGATTTGCTGGTTTACGCCGATGAGAGTCTCCTCTCTCACGTAGTAACAAATCTTCTGAAGAATGCCGTAGAAGCTTTCAGGGAAAAGGAAAGAGAAGACAAGCAGGAATGCCGCTCCGCGGATTTGAAATCCACGGCAAGCAAGAAGGCATTTATCCGTCTCCAAGCCTACGCCAATGCCCAGGAATCCATCATCATCGACGTGAGCAACAACGCCAGTCTCATCCCCGAAGATGTAGCCTCCCACATCTTCATCCCGTTCTTCACCACGAAGCCGGAAGGAAGCGGAATCGGTCTCTCCCTTTCCCGCCAGATCATGCGAGTAAGCGGCGGCAGCCTCTCGCTCCATCAGGACAAGGCACAGGGAATCACCACCTTCCGCATCATCATCCCATAA